In a genomic window of Streptomyces pristinaespiralis:
- a CDS encoding L,D-transpeptidase family protein, with product MNVGNATQVITVKAGGSYATVTAWQKGSAGWKAQFSTSAGRVGSNGVTDGATRRQNTYTTPTGTYTITEGFGVESSGTAMPYTKVNDSHWWVQDPESKFYNSMHTEAGADFPLTESGDRGSEHLINYPTQYAKALVINFNRWPATPGRGAGIFLHVNGSGATAGCVSVPRATMEQFMGWVKPSANPRIAIG from the coding sequence GTGAACGTCGGCAACGCCACCCAGGTCATCACGGTCAAGGCGGGCGGGTCCTACGCCACGGTCACCGCCTGGCAGAAGGGCTCCGCCGGCTGGAAGGCGCAGTTCTCGACGAGCGCCGGACGCGTCGGGTCGAACGGGGTGACCGACGGCGCCACCCGCAGGCAGAACACCTACACCACCCCCACGGGCACCTACACGATCACCGAGGGCTTCGGCGTCGAGTCGAGCGGCACCGCCATGCCGTACACGAAGGTCAACGACAGCCACTGGTGGGTCCAGGACCCGGAGTCGAAGTTCTACAACTCGATGCACACCGAGGCGGGCGCGGACTTCCCGCTGACCGAGTCCGGCGACCGCGGCAGCGAGCACCTGATCAACTACCCGACGCAGTACGCCAAGGCCCTGGTCATCAACTTCAACCGCTGGCCGGCCACCCCCGGCCGGGGCGCCGGGATCTTCCTGCACGTCAACGGCAGTGGCGCCACCGCCGGCTGCGTGTCGGTGCCGCGCGCGACCATGGAGCAGTTCATGGGCTGGGTCAAGCCGTCCGCGAACCCGCGCATCGCGATCGGCTGA
- a CDS encoding DUF1877 family protein, with amino-acid sequence MSFYMHLRAVPESEAGDDHSSLTTFMRAAWEIHAEEYEAGLAESVDKDFAMVHEFYETAAGRPQGADGAWELPVFGGRVVRHPSEEQPPFALLCPTGVARAAAFLDGLRFDAFWDRAGTAFRAPFSAWDEADVKNVFFEHHSGLLAFYLRAAARGDAVIKAFWY; translated from the coding sequence GTGTCGTTCTACATGCATCTGCGCGCCGTGCCGGAGTCCGAGGCCGGGGACGACCACAGCAGCCTGACCACGTTCATGCGGGCCGCCTGGGAGATACACGCCGAGGAGTACGAGGCCGGGCTCGCGGAGTCCGTCGACAAGGACTTCGCGATGGTCCACGAGTTCTACGAGACGGCCGCCGGCCGGCCACAGGGCGCGGACGGGGCCTGGGAGCTGCCCGTGTTCGGCGGCCGTGTCGTGCGCCATCCGTCGGAGGAGCAGCCACCGTTCGCGCTCCTCTGTCCGACAGGGGTGGCGCGGGCTGCCGCATTCCTCGACGGGCTGAGGTTCGACGCGTTCTGGGACCGCGCCGGCACGGCCTTCCGGGCGCCGTTCTCCGCCTGGGACGAGGCGGACGTCAAGAACGTCTTCTTCGAGCACCACTCGGGCCTGCTGGCCTTCTACCTGCGGGCGGCGGCGAGGGGCGACGCGGTGATCAAGGCGTTCTGGTACTGA
- a CDS encoding ATP-binding protein, producing the protein MSRPPLTLDLLATPAAVSGVRRALGDYGVDLQLCASELVTNVIRHVGEGTPVTVRVSCGGGRTRLEVTDPDPRALPVLCGTATADDESGRGLALLDALTLRWGVGQRPGGKTVWCELAAWRSEGCDRLRPGQGGSHEVPVVHGEELRRGIRTNP; encoded by the coding sequence ATGAGCCGGCCGCCCCTGACGCTCGACCTGCTCGCGACCCCGGCCGCCGTGTCCGGCGTACGCCGCGCCCTGGGCGACTACGGCGTCGATCTCCAGCTCTGCGCGAGCGAGCTCGTCACCAACGTGATCCGTCACGTCGGTGAGGGAACGCCGGTGACGGTCCGGGTGTCGTGCGGCGGCGGCCGTACGCGACTGGAGGTCACCGACCCCGACCCGCGTGCCCTGCCCGTCCTGTGCGGGACGGCCACCGCCGACGACGAGTCGGGCCGGGGCCTCGCTCTCCTCGACGCGCTGACCCTGCGGTGGGGCGTGGGGCAGCGGCCCGGCGGCAAGACCGTCTGGTGCGAGCTCGCCGCGTGGCGGTCAGAGGGCTGCGACCGGCTCCGGCCAGGACAGGGCGGCAGCCATGAAGTGCCCGTCGTCCACGGCGAGGAGCTGCGGCGCGGAATTCGCACGAACCCTTGA
- a CDS encoding helix-turn-helix domain-containing protein has product MGQRKDIDGSAGVPTFYGSELRWKREEAGLTLQQLVEGSFYGPSHLSEIERGTRRMPVELAEHVDRVLGTDGFFRRRCEDVRRAKRRGHASYFERVLEAEKHAETIEEWCPTLIPGLLQTDAYARAVVRSAHPLAPDEEVEEKVSARLARARLFEDNHRTPEYWAILPESLLRQPILPPEQTAEQLERIAALARRHRILPQILPWNCGPHPLMLGTAKVMTFPDAPPLIYTEAQYSGDTIDDPALVKQYRKAYDRLRAAALPPKASLALIEEAAEDVRNGKQRD; this is encoded by the coding sequence ATGGGGCAGCGCAAGGACATCGACGGCTCGGCGGGCGTCCCGACCTTCTACGGCAGCGAGTTGCGGTGGAAACGGGAGGAGGCGGGCCTCACCCTCCAACAGTTGGTCGAGGGCAGCTTCTACGGCCCCAGCCACCTCAGCGAGATCGAACGCGGCACGCGCCGGATGCCGGTGGAACTGGCCGAGCACGTGGACCGGGTGCTCGGCACGGACGGCTTCTTCCGCCGGCGCTGCGAGGACGTGCGACGGGCGAAACGGCGGGGCCATGCCAGCTACTTCGAGCGGGTGCTGGAGGCGGAGAAGCACGCGGAGACCATCGAGGAGTGGTGCCCGACGCTGATCCCGGGGTTGCTGCAGACCGACGCCTACGCGCGGGCGGTGGTGCGTTCGGCGCACCCGCTGGCGCCGGACGAGGAGGTGGAGGAGAAGGTCAGCGCCCGACTCGCACGGGCCCGCCTCTTCGAGGACAACCACAGGACCCCGGAGTACTGGGCGATCCTGCCCGAGTCGCTGCTGCGCCAGCCGATCCTCCCGCCGGAGCAGACGGCCGAGCAACTGGAGCGGATCGCGGCACTGGCCCGCCGCCACCGGATCCTTCCCCAGATCCTTCCGTGGAACTGCGGACCGCACCCTCTCATGCTGGGCACGGCCAAGGTCATGACCTTCCCCGACGCCCCTCCCCTGATCTACACGGAGGCGCAGTACAGCGGGGACACCATCGACGATCCGGCCCTCGTGAAGCAGTACCGCAAGGCATACGATCGGCTCAGGGCCGCCGCACTGCCACCGAAGGCGTCCCTCGCCCTGATCGAGGAAGCGGCTGAGGATGTCCGAAATGGCAAGCAACGGGATTGA
- a CDS encoding DUF397 domain-containing protein: MASNGIDLTTAVWRKSSYSNGTGGDCVEVAEAFPGAAAWRKSTYSNGDGGDCVEVCDAHTGVVPVRDSKVPSGPVLTVTAPAWTAFVTSLKSPATA; encoded by the coding sequence ATGGCAAGCAACGGGATTGACTTGACCACCGCCGTCTGGCGCAAGAGCAGCTACAGCAACGGCACCGGCGGGGATTGCGTCGAGGTCGCGGAGGCGTTCCCCGGCGCGGCCGCCTGGCGCAAGTCCACGTACAGCAACGGCGACGGCGGCGACTGCGTCGAGGTGTGCGACGCCCACACCGGCGTCGTCCCCGTCCGTGACTCCAAGGTGCCGAGCGGCCCGGTCCTCACGGTCACGGCCCCGGCCTGGACCGCCTTCGTCACGTCCCTCAAGTCGCCCGCCACCGCGTGA
- the lepB gene encoding signal peptidase I, protein MRQRRAGSGLRVAAWVLVPLGLVLMLGGIGYTGTSYKGATVMSEAMAPTYRPGERLLIERTDAGGIRRGDVVLVDVPDRYRGRPVLQRVIGLGGDHVVCCHGGRITVNGKPVDEPYVMHGEVDAGTGEYDVTVPDGRLFLLGDHRANSNDSRFFLGEQSGSVAASGVRGRVQDDPTVPVVLASLGILGIVTALAGTGLGIGGYVAGRRDRRPAEAVPPWPVA, encoded by the coding sequence ATGCGGCAGCGGAGAGCGGGAAGCGGCCTGAGAGTCGCGGCCTGGGTACTGGTACCACTCGGACTGGTCCTGATGCTGGGCGGCATCGGTTACACAGGGACGAGCTACAAAGGCGCCACCGTCATGAGCGAGGCGATGGCGCCCACGTACCGTCCCGGCGAGCGGCTGCTCATCGAGCGGACGGACGCGGGCGGGATACGCAGGGGCGACGTCGTGCTCGTCGATGTGCCCGACCGGTATCGGGGCAGGCCGGTCCTCCAGCGGGTCATCGGGCTCGGCGGCGATCACGTGGTGTGCTGCCACGGGGGCCGGATCACGGTCAACGGGAAGCCGGTCGACGAACCGTACGTGATGCACGGCGAGGTGGATGCCGGGACCGGGGAGTACGACGTGACAGTGCCGGACGGGCGGCTGTTCCTTCTGGGCGACCACCGGGCGAACTCGAACGACTCGCGCTTCTTCCTCGGCGAGCAGTCGGGCAGCGTCGCGGCATCCGGGGTGCGCGGGCGCGTGCAGGACGATCCCACCGTGCCGGTGGTCCTGGCGTCGCTGGGAATCCTCGGCATCGTGACGGCCCTGGCCGGGACGGGCCTGGGGATCGGGGGGTACGTGGCCGGGCGCCGCGACCGGCGACCGGCCGAGGCTGTGCCACCGTGGCCGGTGGCCTGA
- a CDS encoding immunity 21 family protein has translation MDLAWVESEGGPMIAVEESLRHLWGGYANTDYETACAVEGPAGLVPFEEQSAGPGSALVIGDLPAPTTFMEEFGALVQWIAASSEVRLVDVVRQGIGFVDEWEDGPVVQVNGRLALFDAALPGTQAAADELLLVDVEPAVYRLRTADIESDTGTCARVHRFDRLIK, from the coding sequence ATGGACCTCGCATGGGTCGAGTCGGAGGGCGGGCCGATGATTGCCGTGGAGGAGTCGCTGAGGCACCTGTGGGGCGGATACGCGAACACCGACTACGAGACTGCGTGTGCGGTCGAAGGCCCCGCCGGGCTGGTGCCGTTCGAGGAGCAGTCGGCCGGCCCGGGTTCGGCGCTGGTGATCGGTGACCTTCCTGCTCCGACGACCTTCATGGAGGAGTTCGGCGCCCTCGTCCAATGGATCGCGGCTTCCAGCGAGGTCCGACTCGTCGACGTCGTACGGCAGGGCATCGGCTTCGTGGACGAGTGGGAGGACGGCCCGGTCGTCCAAGTGAACGGCCGACTGGCCTTGTTCGACGCCGCACTGCCCGGGACGCAAGCCGCCGCGGACGAACTTCTGCTGGTGGACGTCGAACCGGCGGTCTATCGGCTGAGGACTGCGGACATCGAGTCGGACACCGGTACCTGCGCGCGGGTCCACAGATTCGATCGGTTGATCAAGTGA
- a CDS encoding tetratricopeptide repeat protein, translated as MLDDPAEGAGANALLGGIHLAFDTQHERALSLFRRAALSGDPQGMRGLGFMLAEGMGTTANRAEANEWFQRGAELGDGYCAYNMALASREGLGMRRNAKEFLAYLRQAADAGVPEACALLADQYNARDEEEDAFGWYLTAAQAGHVPAMWVVAARYEAGLGTGEDKVQAVRWLLQMMHRGNGDGFHEALRIARGMSADDVRRAGELADRTPDAEAILHVVGNT; from the coding sequence TTGCTGGACGATCCGGCAGAGGGTGCCGGAGCCAATGCGCTACTGGGCGGAATTCATCTCGCATTTGATACGCAGCACGAGCGCGCATTGTCCTTGTTCCGTCGCGCCGCGCTGTCCGGAGACCCTCAAGGTATGCGCGGCCTTGGCTTCATGCTCGCGGAGGGCATGGGCACGACGGCGAACCGTGCGGAAGCAAATGAATGGTTCCAGCGAGGTGCGGAACTCGGTGATGGATACTGTGCCTACAACATGGCTCTGGCGTCCCGTGAAGGTCTGGGGATGCGTCGGAACGCGAAAGAGTTTCTGGCCTATCTTCGTCAGGCCGCCGATGCCGGTGTTCCGGAGGCGTGTGCGCTGCTCGCCGACCAGTACAACGCCCGGGATGAGGAAGAAGATGCCTTCGGGTGGTACTTGACTGCCGCGCAGGCGGGGCACGTTCCTGCAATGTGGGTGGTCGCCGCCAGATACGAAGCCGGCCTGGGGACCGGGGAGGACAAAGTCCAAGCCGTGCGGTGGCTCCTGCAGATGATGCACAGGGGTAACGGCGACGGATTTCATGAAGCGTTGCGGATCGCACGCGGCATGTCGGCAGACGATGTCAGGAGGGCCGGGGAATTGGCGGACCGTACGCCGGATGCCGAGGCGATTCTGCACGTGGTAGGGAACACGTAG
- a CDS encoding golvesin C-terminal-like domain-containing protein, whose product MTDPEGVASATAGDYTATTEYDAYGQPTKQTDANGHATTYFGFGPHGYPTKITDALNNSTNFVYDERGNTKEVINAKGAKVTQSYDYFGRPLEQKQPKDQAAGVYITTPAPEYDANNNLLKVFTPSGAESSSVYDAADQVTDSLAPKDLTTDPERRTTTTYDKVGNVKSVTEPKGNLTATVGDYTTTYTYDEIYQPVSVVNAKGDKVSSEYDNVGNVVTVVDPKKNATADTADFTTKYTYDLNDRVTKTTDAAGKFTTVEYDLDGRSRKATDAEGNTTESVFDRRGLVKEIKVPYSKDGSGAITYRTTRFEYDEAGNRTKEISPRGVATTDDATDFTSETVYDELNRVKEQLRPFDSGDADYGTPDKTFFFYDSVGQLERVSAPPSQGQTVRNDTQYTYYDNGWTKSAKDPFEITTSYDYNALGQQTKNTLTSAGGSSQRTMTWDFYPSGNQKARSDDGIPVGNHVVVVDSTDVNNTATQGSWNASQAMGQWGYDVRTHPKGTGADSFTWQLSIPQDGTYEVFVRHGDVTGAATNAPFKITHAGGEVTKPVNQTTRSGEWVSLGSYSFTESGTQKVTLSDLADGTVVADGLKLVRSNTGESDNEKKDFTYRYDVNGLLAEVKDLSPGAKADAYAMTYDELNQLSKVEEKLGTTVKNTTSLAYDVNGNPVETTHDVTWSKSEYDVRDMINKITNADSPTAGNQQISTFTYTDRGQPLKQTKPNGNTVDYAYWLNGAVKSQVEKKSGGTLVASHDLEYDPNGNRSKDTSKVMNADNAADYLDTVSTFAYDPQDRIKTVTKTGDAAGTETYKYDGNSNIVEQTVGTVSSTSTYDRNRLLKTSAGGVASTYNYDPLGRLDTVSSNGSVQEKYSYDGFDRIAKHTAGTGASAKTTSYVYDAFDRTAQETTSGTGGKTTLFTYLGMESKVLREEVAGKATKSYQYSPWGQKLTQIKHNSDATKEYSQFLYHPKGDVEAITKDDGNTRATYGYSAYGSDDEKQFTGADKPDAANPDKEQYNDYRYNAARHDDGSGTYDMGFRNYDPGLNRFLTRDMYGGALDDMGLATDPYTGNRYAFAGGNPISFVELDGHLFGIDISLSDVGHAALDVAGMVPVIGEVADVANGVWYAAEGNYADAALSMAAAIPGVGAAATAAKYAKKGAKAADAVKGGKNAPTPKPKTSKSKPNKTADKPAPKKEAGSCKVPAKKNSFVPGTKVLMADGSTKNIEDLKEGEYVLASDPETGDLQARQVTDTRNHSGVKHLITLTVDPDGKSGDAKPETITATDEHPFWVPDFGKWVDAEDLEPGMWLQTSAGTWVQITAIDEAHRSQRVHNLTVEGQHTFFVVTGEFAVLVHNTGCPTADALRAAPHPNKVTFPKLDPKKTAADAGGVKAASGFSADIPAGFQRAMPQQVLNDLSPHGYARKANEFLDNAGGQGTAALSHAEKQASALNPGADAISGNRAMCDDCISAFQQKAKSLGLNQAVPPVFCRAVPSRSGVTELWAWGGQGDGRKARVSRRLFCFVDDCAWRGSTRGRRPRDSGKLVRACFPARFKGGGGAVGADHSHIGRLAGRSGRGCRSQCATGRNSSRI is encoded by the coding sequence GTGACGGACCCGGAGGGCGTCGCCTCGGCGACCGCCGGTGACTACACGGCGACCACCGAGTACGACGCGTACGGCCAGCCCACCAAGCAGACCGACGCGAACGGCCACGCCACCACGTACTTCGGCTTCGGCCCGCACGGCTACCCGACGAAGATCACGGACGCGCTGAACAACTCCACGAACTTCGTCTACGACGAGCGCGGCAACACCAAGGAGGTCATCAACGCCAAGGGTGCCAAGGTCACCCAGTCCTACGACTACTTCGGCCGCCCGCTGGAGCAGAAGCAGCCGAAGGACCAGGCGGCGGGCGTCTACATCACCACCCCGGCGCCCGAGTACGACGCCAACAACAACCTGCTGAAGGTCTTCACGCCGAGCGGCGCCGAGTCCTCCTCGGTGTACGACGCGGCCGACCAGGTCACCGACTCGCTCGCGCCGAAGGACCTCACGACGGATCCCGAGCGGCGCACGACCACGACGTACGACAAGGTCGGCAACGTCAAATCCGTCACCGAGCCCAAGGGCAACCTGACGGCCACGGTCGGCGACTACACCACGACCTACACGTACGACGAGATCTACCAGCCCGTCTCGGTGGTCAACGCCAAGGGCGACAAGGTCTCCAGCGAGTACGACAACGTCGGCAACGTGGTCACCGTCGTCGACCCGAAGAAGAACGCGACCGCGGACACCGCCGACTTCACCACCAAGTACACCTACGACCTGAACGACCGGGTCACGAAGACGACGGACGCGGCCGGCAAGTTCACGACGGTCGAGTACGACCTCGACGGACGCTCGCGGAAGGCGACGGATGCCGAGGGCAACACCACGGAGTCGGTCTTCGACCGGCGTGGCCTGGTCAAGGAGATCAAGGTCCCGTACTCGAAGGACGGTTCAGGTGCCATCACCTACCGGACGACCCGCTTCGAGTACGACGAGGCCGGCAACCGGACGAAGGAGATCAGCCCGCGCGGCGTCGCGACCACGGACGACGCGACCGACTTCACCTCCGAGACGGTCTACGACGAGCTGAACCGGGTCAAGGAGCAGCTCCGCCCGTTCGATTCCGGTGACGCCGACTACGGCACCCCGGACAAGACCTTCTTCTTCTACGACTCGGTGGGCCAGCTGGAGCGTGTCTCGGCGCCGCCGTCGCAGGGGCAGACGGTCCGCAACGACACCCAGTACACCTACTACGACAACGGGTGGACGAAGTCCGCGAAGGACCCGTTCGAGATCACCACGTCCTACGACTACAACGCGCTCGGCCAGCAGACGAAGAACACGCTGACCTCGGCCGGCGGCTCGTCGCAGCGGACGATGACCTGGGACTTCTACCCCTCGGGCAACCAGAAGGCCCGCTCCGACGACGGCATCCCGGTCGGCAACCACGTTGTGGTCGTCGACTCCACCGACGTCAACAACACGGCGACGCAGGGCAGCTGGAACGCCTCCCAGGCCATGGGCCAGTGGGGCTACGACGTCCGCACCCATCCCAAGGGCACCGGCGCCGACTCGTTCACCTGGCAGCTCAGCATCCCGCAGGACGGTACGTACGAGGTCTTCGTCCGGCACGGTGACGTGACCGGCGCGGCGACCAACGCCCCGTTCAAGATCACCCACGCGGGCGGCGAGGTCACCAAGCCGGTGAACCAGACCACTCGTTCCGGTGAGTGGGTCTCGCTGGGCTCGTACTCCTTCACGGAGTCCGGCACCCAGAAGGTCACGCTGTCCGACCTGGCCGACGGCACGGTCGTCGCCGACGGTCTGAAGCTCGTCCGCTCCAACACGGGCGAGAGTGACAACGAGAAGAAGGACTTCACCTACCGGTACGACGTCAACGGTCTGCTGGCCGAGGTCAAGGACCTCTCGCCGGGCGCGAAGGCCGACGCGTACGCGATGACCTACGACGAGCTCAACCAGCTCTCGAAGGTCGAGGAGAAGCTCGGCACGACGGTCAAGAACACGACCTCGCTGGCCTACGACGTCAACGGCAACCCGGTCGAGACCACGCACGACGTGACGTGGTCGAAGTCCGAGTACGACGTCCGCGACATGATCAACAAGATCACGAACGCGGACTCGCCGACGGCGGGCAACCAGCAGATCAGCACCTTCACCTACACCGACCGCGGCCAGCCGCTGAAGCAGACGAAGCCGAACGGCAACACTGTCGACTACGCCTACTGGCTCAACGGCGCGGTCAAGTCGCAGGTGGAGAAGAAGAGCGGCGGCACGCTGGTCGCCTCGCACGACCTGGAGTACGACCCGAACGGGAACCGCTCCAAGGACACGTCCAAGGTCATGAACGCCGACAACGCGGCGGACTACCTGGACACCGTCTCGACGTTCGCCTACGACCCGCAGGACCGCATCAAGACGGTCACCAAGACCGGCGACGCGGCGGGCACGGAGACGTACAAGTACGACGGCAACTCCAACATCGTCGAGCAGACGGTGGGCACCGTCTCGTCGACGTCGACGTACGACCGCAACCGTCTGCTGAAGACGTCCGCGGGCGGTGTCGCGTCCACGTACAACTACGACCCGCTGGGCCGCCTGGACACGGTGTCCTCCAACGGGTCGGTGCAGGAGAAGTACAGCTACGACGGCTTCGACCGGATCGCCAAGCACACGGCGGGCACGGGCGCGTCGGCGAAGACGACGTCGTACGTGTACGACGCGTTCGACCGCACGGCGCAGGAGACGACGTCCGGGACGGGCGGGAAGACGACGCTCTTCACGTACCTGGGCATGGAGTCGAAGGTGCTGCGGGAGGAGGTCGCCGGCAAGGCGACCAAGTCCTACCAGTACAGCCCGTGGGGCCAGAAGCTGACCCAGATCAAGCACAACTCGGATGCGACGAAGGAGTACTCGCAGTTCCTCTACCACCCCAAGGGTGACGTGGAGGCGATCACGAAGGACGACGGCAACACCAGGGCGACGTACGGCTATTCGGCGTACGGCTCCGACGACGAGAAGCAGTTCACCGGTGCGGACAAGCCGGACGCTGCGAACCCGGACAAGGAGCAGTACAACGACTACCGCTACAACGCGGCACGTCACGACGACGGCTCCGGTACCTATGACATGGGCTTCCGGAACTACGACCCGGGTCTGAACCGGTTCCTGACGCGTGACATGTACGGCGGCGCGCTGGACGACATGGGCCTGGCGACGGACCCGTACACGGGCAACCGGTACGCGTTCGCCGGCGGTAACCCGATCTCCTTCGTGGAGCTCGACGGCCACCTCTTCGGCATCGACATCTCGCTCTCGGACGTGGGCCACGCGGCCCTGGACGTGGCGGGCATGGTGCCGGTGATCGGCGAGGTCGCGGACGTCGCGAACGGCGTGTGGTACGCGGCCGAGGGCAACTACGCGGACGCGGCGCTGTCGATGGCTGCGGCGATCCCCGGCGTGGGCGCGGCGGCGACGGCGGCGAAGTACGCCAAGAAGGGTGCGAAGGCCGCGGACGCGGTCAAGGGCGGTAAGAACGCTCCGACGCCCAAGCCCAAGACGTCCAAGTCGAAGCCGAACAAGACTGCCGACAAGCCTGCCCCCAAGAAGGAGGCCGGCAGTTGCAAGGTTCCGGCGAAGAAGAACAGCTTCGTCCCGGGCACCAAGGTGCTGATGGCCGACGGGTCCACGAAGAACATCGAGGACCTGAAGGAGGGCGAGTACGTCCTGGCCTCCGACCCGGAGACCGGCGACCTGCAGGCCCGCCAGGTCACCGACACCCGTAACCACAGCGGTGTCAAGCACCTGATCACCCTCACCGTCGACCCCGATGGCAAGAGTGGCGACGCCAAGCCCGAAACCATCACCGCCACGGACGAGCACCCGTTCTGGGTACCGGACTTCGGCAAGTGGGTCGACGCCGAGGACCTCGAGCCCGGCATGTGGCTCCAGACCTCGGCCGGCACCTGGGTCCAGATCACCGCGATCGACGAAGCCCACCGCAGCCAGCGGGTCCACAACCTCACCGTCGAGGGCCAGCACACGTTCTTCGTCGTGACCGGCGAGTTCGCGGTACTTGTCCACAACACCGGCTGCCCGACTGCGGATGCGCTGCGTGCCGCGCCGCATCCGAACAAGGTGACCTTCCCCAAGCTCGACCCCAAGAAGACGGCGGCCGATGCGGGAGGCGTGAAGGCGGCGAGTGGCTTCTCCGCCGATATTCCCGCGGGATTCCAGCGAGCTATGCCGCAGCAGGTCTTGAACGACCTGTCTCCGCATGGTTACGCGAGGAAGGCGAACGAATTTCTGGACAACGCAGGGGGCCAAGGTACGGCCGCCCTGTCTCACGCGGAGAAGCAGGCCTCGGCCCTGAATCCGGGTGCTGACGCGATCTCTGGGAATCGCGCCATGTGTGACGACTGCATCAGCGCATTCCAGCAGAAGGCCAAGAGTCTCGGTCTGAATCAGGCCGTACCACCCGTTTTTTGTCGTGCTGTACCATCTCGATCTGGAGTTACTGAATTATGGGCATGGGGTGGGCAGGGTGATGGAAGAAAGGCGCGGGTTTCCCGTCGGTTATTCTGTTTCGTCGATGATTGCGCATGGCGAGGCAGCACTCGAGGCCGCCGACCCCGTGACAGCGGGAAACTGGTTCGTGCATGCTTTCCGGCTCGGTTCAAGGGAGGCGGGGGCGCTGTTGGAGCAGATCACTCCCACATTGGAAGGCTTGCTGGACGATCCGGCAGAGGGTGCCGGAGCCAATGCGCTACTGGGCGGAATTCATCTCGCATTTGA
- a CDS encoding helix-turn-helix domain-containing protein produces MGQRKDIDGSAGVPTFYGGELRWKREAAGLTLQQLVEGSFYGPSHLSEIERGTRRMPAELAEHVDQVLGTDGFFKRRCEDVRKAKRRGHASYFERVLEAEKHAETIEEWCPTLIPGLLQTDSYARAVVRSAHPMAPDEAVEEKVSARMARARLFDDDHNTPEYWAILPESLIRQPILPPEPTAEQWERIAALARRRRIVPQILPWKCGPHPLMLGTAMIMTFSDAPPLVYTEAQYSGDTIDDPALVKQYRKAYDRLRAAALPPEASLALIEQAAEDDRHGKQPD; encoded by the coding sequence ATGGGGCAGCGCAAAGACATCGACGGATCGGCGGGCGTCCCGACCTTCTACGGAGGTGAGTTGCGCTGGAAGCGGGAGGCGGCCGGGCTCACGCTCCAGCAGTTGGTCGAGGGCAGCTTCTACGGCCCCAGCCACCTCAGCGAGATCGAACGCGGTACGCGCCGCATGCCGGCGGAACTGGCGGAGCACGTGGACCAGGTGCTGGGTACGGACGGCTTCTTCAAGCGCCGCTGCGAGGACGTACGGAAGGCGAAGAGGCGGGGGCACGCGAGCTACTTTGAGCGGGTGCTGGAGGCGGAGAAGCACGCGGAGACGATCGAGGAGTGGTGCCCGACCCTGATCCCGGGCCTGCTGCAGACGGACTCGTACGCGCGGGCGGTGGTGCGGTCGGCGCACCCGATGGCCCCTGACGAGGCGGTGGAGGAGAAGGTCAGCGCCCGGATGGCACGGGCCCGTCTCTTCGACGACGACCACAACACCCCTGAATACTGGGCCATCCTTCCCGAGTCCCTGATCCGTCAGCCGATCCTCCCCCCGGAACCGACGGCCGAGCAGTGGGAGCGGATCGCGGCACTGGCACGGCGCCGGCGGATCGTTCCCCAGATCCTTCCGTGGAAATGCGGTCCCCACCCCCTCATGCTGGGCACGGCCATGATCATGACCTTCTCCGACGCCCCACCCCTGGTCTACACGGAGGCGCAGTACAGCGGGGACACCATCGACGATCCGGCCCTCGTGAAGCAGTACCGCAAGGCATACGATCGGCTCAGGGCCGCCGCACTGCCGCCGGAGGCGTCCCTCGCCCTGATCGAGCAAGCGGCTGAGGATGACCGACATGGCAAGCAACCGGATTGA
- a CDS encoding DUF397 domain-containing protein → MSTAAWRKSTYSNGDGGNCVEVCDAHTGIVPVRDSKLPHGPVLTLTAPAWTSFVTFLKSATV, encoded by the coding sequence TTGAGCACCGCTGCCTGGCGCAAGAGCACCTACAGCAACGGCGACGGCGGAAACTGCGTCGAGGTCTGCGACGCCCACACCGGCATCGTCCCCGTCCGCGACTCCAAGCTCCCCCACGGCCCGGTCCTCACCCTCACGGCCCCGGCCTGGACGTCGTTCGTCACGTTCCTCAAGTCCGCCACCGTGTGA